A genomic window from Astatotilapia calliptera chromosome 12, fAstCal1.2, whole genome shotgun sequence includes:
- the npffr2a gene encoding neuropeptide FF receptor 2a, translated as MNEGFENNLTQLNDNWTLYNSSLESVIPRSNITYVGFYLHQPSTAAIFIVSYLLIFLVCMVGNGVVCFIVLRSKNMRTVTNLFILNLAVSDLLVGIFCMPTTLLDNIITGWPFGSLVCKMSGMVQGISVSASVFTLVAIAVDRFRCIVYPFKQKLTISTATLIIVIIWVLAVSIMCPSGVMLQVTKEQTIRVLLGYDNKTIPFYWCRENWPNQDMRKIYTTVLFANIYLAPLSLIVIMYARIGITLFKTAVPTGGKPGHENRHTVSKKKQRVIKMLLIVALLFILSWLPLWTLMMLSDYARLTEQQYRIINIYIYPFAHWLAFFNSSVNPIIYGFFNENFRRGFQAVFKFSLCTADGQRRKTYSHRLQGNSVLPANNAQTCLEPISLNSLEKNTSRRINHVTEQDLVMEDLEKASCSSGGVTAVSI; from the exons ATGAACGAAGGATTTGAAAACAACTTGACTCAACTGAATGACAACTGGACGTTGTACAACTCCTCCCTGGAGTCTGTCATACCCAGGAGCAACATCACTTATGTTGGATTTTACCTGCATCAGCCATCCACGGCAGCCATCTTCATCGTGTCCTACCTGCTGATTTTCCTCGTGTGCATGGTGGGAAATGGAGTGGTGTGCTTCATCGTGCTGAGGAGCAAAAATATGCGGACTGTTACCAATTTGTTCATCCTAAACCTTGCCGTGAGTGACCTGCTGGTGGGGATTTTCTGCATGCCAACAACGCTTCTTGACAACATAATTACAG GATGGCCTTTCGGAAGCTTGGTCTGCAAAATGAGCGGCATGGTTCAAGGCATCTCTGTGTCAGCTTCTGTCTTCACGCTCGTCGCTATTGCTGTTGACAG GTTCAGATGCATCGTCTACCCATTCAAGCAAAAGCTGACCATCTCCACAGCCACGCTGATAATAGTCATCATCTGGGTTCTGGCCGTATCCATCATGTGTCCCTCTGGCGTGATGCTACAAGTGACCAAGGAGCAAACCATCCGGGTGTTGCTGGGATATGATAACAAAACTATTCCTTTTTATTGGTGCAGAGAGAACTGGCCAAACCAAGACATGAGAAAGATTTACACCACAGTCCTGTTTGCCAACATCTATCTTGCCCCTCTTTCCCTCATTGTGATCATGTACGCCCGGATTGGGATTACGCTTTTCAAAACAGCAGTTCCAACGGGAGGAAAGCCGGGCCACGAGAACCGCCACACGGTGTCCAAGAAAAAGCAACGCGTCATTAAAATGCTTCTCATAGTTGCTTTGCTCTTCATCCTGTCCTGGCTGCCTCTGTGGACTCTCATGATGTTGAGCGACTACGCCAGGCTGACTGAGCAGCAGTACAGGATCATCAACATTTACATCTACCCCTTTGCCCACTGGCTGGCCTTCTTCAACAGCAGCGTCAACCCCATCATCTACGGTTTCTTCAATGAGAATTTCCGCAGAGGCTTTCAAGCCGTGTTCAAGTTCAGCCTGTGCACAGCCGACGGCCAGCGGAGGAAAACCTACTCGCACAGGCTGCAGGGAAACTCTGTCCTCCCTGCGAATAATGCACAGACCTGCCTGGAACCCATCTCTCTCAACAGCTTGGAAAAGAACACGTCCAGGCGAATCAACCATGTCACCGAGCAGGATTTGGTCATGGAGGACCTGGAAAAGGCATCATGCAGTAGTGGGGGTGTGACTGCAGTGTCTATTTga